The genomic segment gagactctctctggtgcagtagccagtgactagaagaacgaaacgtggaagtgacaggctttgttatgatacagaaggcagcggtgtcagctgtacagttatgctgaggaaaatgtaaataaacaacgaactcagcgaaactctacacacttgaggaccttattcattaagtgtgcaacagaAGCATTCACGCAAataccaccaggtcacatttaagatttaactaatagtattttgttatggatcttatgtagtgatagacttaccattttttcttgttatggcatatctggcatattcccaagagaaggccgatgtccctgtctgttgatctgattttgacttgTGGTGAATTGACTGTGAAAACGAGAGCAACACATTGCAGTGAAGGCTATGAACTCAGGAGTTCTTTAACTTACTTATAAGTAAGGGCTATGAATGTGATGCAATATTATTTTATCTCACTTCACGTGGCGTGTGTTTCCTGAGCATTGCAAGTTCAACAAAGAAAATCGTTGTGTTACATACCGTAGCCTATTTTGTAATGTCCTTTCAACCAGTCATCATGGGCTAGACAAGAATCAACAGCCCGACTCCAGCAGGAAACTTGATTACGGGAGCAGTATGCCTACATTTGTATTACAATAGAAAACGCTGTTAGACTACACACGACCTACATACAATGTGACATCTCAAACTATAACttataaaaccaaacaaaaactcacCTGGTTGCTGGGTACGTTTGACAcgttagctaacttgctaacggTAAGAAAAAGTGAGGTCGGATATCGATTAGAAATTCGATGAGGAGGTCATTCGAGACAGCATGACAGGTGAAGAGATTTATTTCAGCAACCTAATTTAATGTTTAATCAAGCCTGACTTGTAATGCTGAAACCTACATTTCAACAGAAATAATGGTAATGCCTAACTAAAAACGATTGCGGTGGCTAATACTACTGCTGCGACGTCCAGTAAAGTAAACGGAAAATGTTCGTTCCCTTGACAACTGAAATAATTTCAAACAGAGCTCGCGCTGCTCAGGTTGCAAGCAAGCAGGCGCTGGCTTTTGGTTGTGGGGTCTTCAAATGATCTGCAAAGAGTCGCGTTGCCGATGGTCGGGgttaggttggcaaaccatcggcaaacTGTGTTTAGGACATTGTCAGATGATGGTCGGTGTTAAGTTGGCAAAGCATCGGGAGGAAACATTAGGAAATTGCTCGGTAAAACGTCGCGTTGCCGATGGTTGGGGTTATGTTGGCAAACCATTGGCAAACCATCGGAAGGGAACTGCAGGGAATTGATCGGCAAAGCGTCGTACTGCCGATGTCGGGGTtaagttggcaaaccatcggcaaacCATGGCAGGAAACCGTCTTTTCTGCCGCTATTTTGCCGATCTAAAACCAACCTAATTGGCATGACGATTATAAGGCAAAAAAAGGCCTCGACGTTTCCCCGATGTCGCCGCCCAATAGccaacgtcggcaagatgcttcgtgctgtctgggtatGGCGTTGCAGCATGCCAATTTTCATGAAATGCACTCCTCGTTGATGGTTGGTTAACGATTTTTGATGGAAGTTAGTTGACGAGCTTTACTTGTTTAACTATCCTGTCAGCAGGCGTCATGTAATGGAAGCTTGCGTCTGgttaacttttttattttattttgttgggGTTGGAACGTTCGTCAGTAATAcgatgtttttttccctttcagtCACCATGCCGGCCCTCAGACCCCTTACAAAACCTAAAATCGTAAAAAAGAGGACTAAGAAGTTCATCAGACATCAGTCGGATCGCTATGTCAAGATTGCGGTAAGTCGAGATTACTCCATCTTTAGCGTGGTTTTATGTGTGGTGGTGCTGAACTAATGTACACACGAGTAGTGTTGTCATTCGTCTTGTTTTTATTTGTTAACCCATGTAGCAAAACTGGAGGAAGCCCAGAGGTATTGACAACAGGGTCCGCAGGCGATTCAAGGGCCAGATGTTGATGCCTAACATCGGTTATGGTAGCAACAAGAAGACCAAGCACATGCTGCCCACCGGCTTCAGGAAGTTCCTTGTCCACAACGTCAAAGAACTCGAAGTCCTCATGATGAGCAACAAGTAAGTAGAATGACTGGTAGTGTGCTGGTAATAATGACATCTTAAGTTCAATCACTGAGGTTTGTATTTACAGTGGCCCAGTAGCTGACTCCTTGAGAGGTGTGGCTGCAGTGTATTGGTGTTTGCACCGTGCAGTCAATGTCTGATTTGTTGATGCATTGGTTGTGTTGAATATTTTGTGTGGTGTGCCGTATTAAACTGCTTGTAGTGTATTAATCCTGTCATCCGCCTGTCTCCTCAATCTTGCCTGTGGAGTTGGCAGTACTCTTGTCAGGTTTTGACTAagaggagggagagcaagacagaggaAATACCCATTCCAGCTTAAGCTTTGTCCATAGCTTCTAGCTGGAAGATGACCTGAAACATGCTCTTCTTGCTAAATTGACCGAGCTGTAGATTAATAATAGAGTTGCACTAGTATGGTAAGTGCTGTTTTGACTGTGTTGGCTAAAATTGGCATGGCAATTGTGTGTCCTGCTTGTTTGTGTGGATAAGCATGTTTTGACATGGATTTGttgggtttaaaaaaataataattaataaaccTTTTCTTAATAAGGTCATATTACAcctgcccttgagttaaataaccaAGTTTTACCTTTCTCATGTACTTACAGTCATTCTGAGTATGgcactgcaaattttacctcatagctagcaattaacattggaacctatgagaccagctggcggtaGGCTGGTCTCATAGAATtccatgttaattgctagctaagaggtaaaatgtgcactgctatACTTGCAGAACGATTCAAgctacaggagaaaggtaaaactcaatcatttaactcaaagaCGTGTACAACAAGCTTATTTCCAAATATGGCACAGTATCACTAACACAGTTGCCAAAAAGTTGGACATTTGGCTTGCAAGTGAAACGTCAGGAAGAACCTAGAAATGGCCTTCCATAAATCACTCattaagagtaagagtaatttatttgtcacatacattagCTGTTAAAGGGGCTTCAGGTAGGATCAAAAGTTTAATCAATGACTGTCCCGTGTCGGCCGAGGGTTATGCAAATCaataagtgaacgatgactcacaaccacttccacggtctgctgtcagaaaaccctgaatgcaactttttgacagctGTCCGAATGAGTGTTGTGGGAAACGCGTTTCTCACGTAAAATTGCTTTACATACcacattcagatttgtatcaactgctgaaaatctacaccgtaatgagaATGCTGTTCACAtcaactcgctgtgagactgtttcatcccagaatgccagcagttgatacaaatctgaatatggtatgttAAGCAATGTTTCAAGTGTAAAGTTTGTCACAACACTCGtcggtccgacgctgtcaaatgttgtatgtggggttttctgacagcggaccatggaagtgATCATGAGAGGTATCGTTCGCTTACGAAAGACTCGCATAAGCGtcagctgactcgggaccgtgattaattaaacttttaatcctatctGGAGCCCCTTTAACACCAACTAATATTTAACTAATCTAGAGATGAGATGATACGTTTTTATTTAATATCTTAGCAGGTGAAACAGGCATGCAGCGGTTGATTGATTAACATTGATATTGAGAATCTGATGAAACTTTCTTACCAAATGCCATATTCCTGTTTTTAAACCCtctgatttgattacattttgttGTTGAACTGGCACTCCTAATACATGGATCTTTCACAACTCTGGCAAGTGCCAGCGGTATACTTCAGTACAGAAGCATGTCCCTTTGTAGATCCATTTGGATGGAAGTGTAATCTGTATCGGGACGTAATGCATTTAAAAATGCACTGAACTTGAGTCCATCCGTACTTTGAGTTGTTGGCAAAGCTATTTCATTTAGATGTTCTAATGAAGACTTGTCAGTAAGGCATCAGAGTTTTTGACATCAATTCTGCTGACAATGTCATGCCAAACATTTAAATTTGGGTTTAGAACAGGTGTGGGGAACACTATAAAGTCCCCTGAGGGCCGTTCTATGACCACAAACCAAGATATCCCCCTGGCACTtcagacctatattgaaggtggccacattTACCACAGACCCCAACTTCACTAGCTCCCTTAAATATATAATGGCACTGAATTGCAAATATTTTTTTATAGATTGCCTTACAAAACGTTttgtatttcatgtgaaactgcacaaaTTAAAACTGTATTGGGGATCAGATAAAACCATGGCTTACCGCTTCAGTTCTGACCCAAGTGATGCTTTTTGGTTGTATACAGTACTTCTAAATTAAATGTGATTGGTGTGCCTGAAGTAACAGTCAGGAGTAATCTTAACTAGTGGCTTGTACACTGCTATTGAGATTTCAATAGTCAATGCATTTCTGCTTTTCACAAAGTAGTTTTGCTACCAATAAAGTTTGAACTTCCAAGAATGTCCTGAATGAAGCCTAGTGTTGACCCCCTATTTGTCCAGTTCATATCTTCTCTGGATGTCTaacctgtgtctctctgtctctctgtctctctctgcctgtaggaCACACTGTGCTGAGATCGCCCACAACGTGTCCTCCAAGAACAGGAAGCTCATTGTGGAGAGGGCCGCTCAGCTGGCCGTCAAGGTTACCAACCCCAACGCCAGGCTGCGCAGCGAGGAGAACGAATAATCTGGCCCTCCATGTGTTGTCTTATCAATAAATTTACAAAAAACGAAACATTCCCTGAGTGGACTGTGTCCTTTTCAAAGAGGTGGTCTGTGTAGAGGAGTTTCACCTGATGTAGCCAGCCTAATTAAACTTCTGTTTAATTAACCACTTCCATCACTTGCACAAATAACAGAGGGACAAATGCTGTTGTATTATATGCTAATGCTGAACATCTAAATGCAAAACGGTCTCTTAATGTTGGTATTATTTTATTAAATGGTTGCAAACGGGCCATGAGAGTGAGGATCCTGGCGATGTAACTTCAATAATACAATATCCAATAACTGGTGGGAAAATGTTATGAACATggacaaataattttaaaatgaAATGAGTCTTCATGGATATAGCGTGGTGATGGAGAGTCTGGAGGAACACATCAGTTGGAAGGGGGGTGAAAGTTGTTGGCACCTTAATCATTGGCTGAAGTCCTAGGAGCAGGGCATCTAATCACACTACCCTGTACCTTTTAAAGTTGCTCTGGGTGAAAGCATCAACTAAGTGTGAATGGGGCCTATTCAACCCCTATCACATCTGCTGGAGCTTTTGATGCGTCAATGAGGGCCATTTTCCCCTTGAGCTGGTATTGTAGCATTAACTTGTGTCCATGGCTTCCACACCACCAGAGATGGAATCCCCTTGCACGCTCTCAAAGATTGTGGCCATCTCTGCATTGGACCTGATCTGGTTGGCGAAGTCTGCCATAGCTGGACTCTTCTCCACCTCGCTGATGGAGAGGAGGGCAGCCACAGCACGCATGGCAGAGCGGCGGAGCTCCTCTTgcttctcaaactcctgcttCACAGAACCGGCCTTCACCTGCaattaaaaaatatcatgtacGGCATGATTAAAATTAAGGTGCCATTTCAGGAGTTGTCTGTAATATAAATGAGAGAGATGTCTAAAAAATATTGCTATAGATAATGGATTTTGAGTTTGAAAACCACACTACCCTTTTGTTACCCAGTTATTCTGCTGTGTTCAGACAAGTAGCACTAGTATGATGTGATGCACCACCCTGGTgcagtgggccgcatgtggcccgaCGGCCGACCCCCAGGCCTGAGCTTGGCCACCTCTGCTGAAGCAGCGGTACAGGAATAGCAGTAGGATTTGTAaagcacaggggtggggaactccTTCAAATTCATTTGagtgccacttcaaattttataaaagaCTCCAACACAAATCAAGAtttcccctgcacttaaggcctatattgaaggtagccaccttttaCAACAGATCCCACCTTCACAAGGTCCCCTGAGCATATAATTGTATTGCATACGTCATTTCTAAGATGTCTTTACAAAACATTACATATTTCATGTAaaactgcataatattaaaattatattagGGGCCGGATGAGCCGGTTCTCACCTTCACTAGGTTCCTTTAAAATATAATTTAAGTGTGTTGcagatgtaatttctaagatttacAACAAATCTCATTTCATGAGAAACGGCATAACAGTAAAATTACATGGGGGGCCAGATAAGGCGGTACACAGGCCGTAAACCCAGAatcataggttccccatccccgCTTTAGGATGAAATTGCTCTAGCTAGCATATCTACTATAAATTTAGACCATAGTacattggttctcaaccttttgttgAACAAaggcccccttgatctcatcacaaGGCTCCAAACGTCCagcttgacctcaccataagcctgacaatgaccccttagtattaaaaaaataaaaatggactaatgccccctaatggctGTATCCTTTTGAATGCCccccaacgtcccctggggggctgtactgccccagttgagaaacactaatatagtACCTTGGTTGTGCAGGTTGCCCGGAGTGGCTCCACCAGTCGGTCTAGCCTCTGTACCACCGCACTTGGGCACAGACACGACAGCCTGGCCAGCATGATGAACGTCAGCATCTGGAGAGAGAAGTGGATGAATCACATCAAGTCGTAATCTGACTCCTGCCAGAGGTGTGCAATTCCACCACGGCCCACAAGGCGGAACTACTCTCATCTGGTGAGACTAGAGTCAGGTTAATATAATGAAGACACCCCGAGTATAGGAGTGTACATTTCTTAAGCCTTATTCCAGACACACATATAACTTGTTAATAGCTCCATACCAAGAGTAATAATACTGTATACAAGAAAACAGGATGATGAAAGTGGCTAACACAGTGGATAGACCTTTTGGCTCATGAGGTGCCCTGTCAGTCCCAAGTGGCCATCTGGTATAACCACCAGAATCcacactccatccatccatccatccatccatccattcatccatccatccatctctttccTTAATCTCTTAACTTAACCGGGAGAAAAACAATTCCAACTTTACTTGCGCTATTGCGCATATTTGTGGCAGAAAAAAAATAGCAGAATTGTGGTCATACCCTGATGTCATAATGATCCTTAAGTCCCTCTTCCACTCGGTCGAGAAATTCAAAGATGTCCAGGCAGTCGAGACAGCTGTCCAGTAGTGTGTACATGCACTCAAACGCAGCCTTGCGCACATCCAGACCATCGTCAACGGTGTGCTTAAATGGTCCCATCTCTACCTGTGGCAAAGGACAGCATAGCATACCACTATTTGATTCTGTTAAGTTGGAAAGTCTGCTTTTTTAATCGTGTTTGAGAGGTAGGACACATTAGCAGAAACACTCAGCTGCTAAAAAACAAATTTGGGATTTTCAAATGTATATATAATTTATTGCATAAAATATAATGTGTTACAGAGCACAGAAGAGGCAGTGAACTAAATGACAATGACTTAAGTTAAATGgagcaacacatcacacacagggaCGGATTTGGTTGTACTTGGTacaatgccattttttttttttaatcatcttgtCACAATTGTAAAACTATAGATCCCACCATCCCCATTTTGTTCAATTGGCCcgccctggcaggtgggccccCTAGAATCCAGCCCTGATCACaagagtgtgtgtacagcaggccTACCTCTCGTATGAGGTCCTTTCTGATCTGTGTTTCGTTGTACAGGTGAGGGAGCACTTTACTCAGGAGGTCTCGGATCAGGGCCGGCTTATTATGCGCTGCAGAGTTCAGCATCACCAGGGCAACACGCCTTACATTCAGGTCAGGGTCCTGCAGAGTCTTCAAGAAGTCACCTTACAATACAAAATTGCAATCtgcaatctcttttttttttacaatacaaagACAACCTGATGTTCTTTATATTTGGTATCAACATGGTGAAGACAGATAAGATCCTAATATATAACGTTCATTTGCAAATGTAATTCATGATTAAACATTCACAAGATTATCCATTCCATTAAGCCTTTGCAGAACCTGGATGTAATAGATCACGGCTGGCTGCACTACGTAATGTGTATTTATCTGTTCCAAAGTGCTTACCTATGCATCCTTTAAGCAGGGAGTCAATAGGCGCTGGCTGATCGATGATGGTGAATTTAACAGCCGTGACAACAGTACTGCGGGCAAGAGGGGATCCTGGAAAACACAGTTCAACAGTTTGACTACAAGCTGTACCCAACAGGATAGGGTACACAGGCACAGTGGAAAAGGAATAAGCTTGGAGGCCTGATGCATTATTCTGGACGTGCTCTTTGGTTATAGAGAAGGTAATTAAGTGAAGATGAAATATCCAATGCCCTCTTCAAAAGAAGTTAAATAACTTTAATATGTACGCTATATCACAATGGATACATTTAAAAAGCCAATGAACATGCACAGTGTATCATGATCATTTTAACTTCCACTTCCAACAGTGATTCTGTGAGGATACTAAACAGGCCCTTCTATGAAATGGGTACAAAATTCAAGTTCTCTTCTTTGCCTTTAAAACACTGGATGTAATATCACACACATTTACCTGTTTGAAAAAGGTATGGGGCCATCTTAGCCTCTTAAATAAATACTTTTCTTTTTACAAAATTTCTTAAAGTATCGTCCACAGTCCTGTTACCAAAATACATGGGACATTTAAAGAAGAATTTTGAAAGGAAGATGAACCATTACCCCTGGTTTCATCCTGTAATGTCTTTTATTTTAAAGAACTGACAAGGTTTTTTTTCAATCAACAAAAAAACCCGAGACATAATTTAGGTTAAATTGAGTAAATTGAGTAAACTGAGTACCGAGAGTGACCACTCTAGTGAAGGTTTTGTCGGAAATATTGACCAGATCATCAGAGAACATACTTTTGGTATGTTCCCCATGTCCTTCAGAATGGCAGAAGGGATGTATCCTCCTCTTGAATGTGTGACTAGGGGAAAAACCCAACAATTTACGAGTGGCTATGTGTTAAAGTAACAGGACTGACTGAGTGAAAACTGTGGGACATGACTTGTTTGCTTATTTAAGTAAAATATGGTATGTGGGATATGGAATTACACAAAAGTGTAAACAAAATTCTACATTAATTacttaaaaagatacattttaaaatcatGGGGTGCAAGTCGAGGTGAAAGTAGGCAGGTGCACACAGGTGCGTAGCACCGGTATGAAATAGACAGACAGCAGGTGCACCGTACcagtaagagaataggtttaatgctacCCAAAAaccacttttgaaaaaaaaaagtttgcaccggtaagaaatgaaaactactttcactaCTTTTCAGATGTAAGtcagaaatcgtgatacgaaccgaatcattagttgtgtatcgttacagccctagcacaGACTGTGGTAGCAGCAGCCGGCGGTTTTGCCACCTCACCTGATGCTAGCTGCTTCTTGAGTCGAGGCAGCAGCTCGGAGGGGTTGACGAGGGTCAGCTTCCCCAGACACTCTGCCACCACGTTGCGCGTGCCCTCCTCCGGGCACTCGCAGTTCTTGAAGAGCAGAGCCCAGATGTTCTCCAGGTGAGTCTTGAGGCGCTCGGCCGAAGAGGCGCTGATGACCTCCTTCAGGGAGTGAAGCAGCAGGTACTGTCTCTTGGGCTGGCTGCTGATCTCCGTCAGCATGAAGGGCAGGTACTCCTCCAGGTTCCCCACGCAGATGTTGCCCAGGGCGCAGGAGGCCGCCGACTTGATCTCCTCGCCAGAGGACGAGAAGGCCTCCAGGATGACGTTCTTGAGCTCCTTCTGTCCGCTCAGGTTCATGGAGCGGCCCACCTCCCCCAGACACAGAAAGGACAGGATGCGGACAGACTCAGACGACTTGGAGCTTTTGACTTCTTGGACGAGGTTGTTGACGATTCCGGAGGCTTCTTTGGCGCACGCCGACGACAGCGCAGCCACGCACTTGGCGACGGAGTAATATGACTGGCGGTGCATGGGGACGTCTGACGGTTTGGCTCCATAGAAGGGACCTGTCAGAGCTTTCAGCAGGTCGTTGTAGCTCATGTTGCTGGACTTTGTCAGCACCAGGGCCTGGAAAAAGTCCAGGATGGATCCCAGTGCGCCTCCCTGGAGCAACGGAGAGTGGACCAGGCTGAGCACCTCGGGCAGGATTGTGCCACTAATCTTGGAGAGGGAGGACGGGCAGGCTTTGGCCATGCCAGCCAGAAGCGTGATGGCCACCTGGGACACGTGCATGTCACTCTCCTGGATGAGCGCCGGTAGCTCCAGCAGAATGGCGTCGACCATGGGTGGCTTCAGGCCGTCACTATAGTTGGCCACAATGACATTGAGGGCCGCAAGTGTGCCCAGCTTCAGGGCACGCTGCTTCTTCCGCAGGAATGTGGCCAGGATGGGGATGGCCTCGGCGAGGATAGGGCGCAGGTCGATCTTGAGGGGGGATGCAGCGACCAGTGTGATGGTTTTTACTGCCATGAGGCGCGTGATCTCGTTTTTCAGCCTCTCGAGGAAGATCTGCAGGGTGGGCTGCAGGTCTCCACCCAACTGATCTCCAAGGTGACATACTATGTAGCCCATACAGGAAATGGCCCTCTCCTTCACTTCCTGGTCTATATCGGCTGCTTTCAGCCTCTTGAGGGTGGCTGAGAAGATGTCTTTCACGTAGGGCTTGGCGTCAAACGAGGATGGCTTGTCCAGCGGTCGAATGATCTTAATCATCTGCTGGGTGACAAAAAGGGCCTCGGAGATGATTTTATAGAAGGAGTCATCCACACATTGAACAACAGGGGGCAGGATGACGCTGATGTGTGGTTGGAAGACTTCGGGGGAATGGCTGGACAGGAGAACATGTAGGAAGGAGAGGGCATCGATCTTCATGTTGGAGGAGGTGCACTTGTCAGTGAGTGAAAATACAATACCTGCATGTTGAGGTAAAGTAGTAAGTAGtagaagtaaacacacacacactgagaatggTTGTATCTGTCATGCCAATATGAACTTATTTCATTGACTATGTTATGTTGTTTTAATATTGGGTGATAATAAATACAATATTGTGAAATTCTGCTTTAAAAAAAGCAGAATGTAGAGTGAATTTACCGGGTATGAGGGCAGGAATGTGTTCCCCCAGGGCACCAGGCAGCACGCTGGCCATCTCGGTGAGCAGGTGAAAGCAGCCCTGTCTGGACTTCATGCTCTTCTCCTTCAGCTGCCTGTGGAGGGCCTTCACCACAGAGGGCACCTGCAACCACCATCACAAGATACAAGCGCTTTTAATGTCAAATACTAAATACGTTTCCATTGATGAGTAATGAAAAGTCACATTAGTCTCTTTTATAACAGGTAtgcacagtggcggaacaattgcacaaagggcccctgggcaagacacttaGGGCcactatacagcttgccaagctcacaataaggcccccaccaccaatacgggagggctctgggcccagggcaattgccctgctcgccctccctatagctccgcccctgtgtaCGCAGCCCCCCCTGAGAGC from the Engraulis encrasicolus isolate BLACKSEA-1 chromosome 14, IST_EnEncr_1.0, whole genome shotgun sequence genome contains:
- the cand2 gene encoding cullin-associated NEDD8-dissociated protein 2; this translates as MSSVAYYISNLLEKMTSTDKDFRFMATNDLMMELQKDSIKLDEDSERKVVAMLLKLLEDKNGEVQNLAVKCLGPLVTKVKEYQVETMVDTLCSNMVSDKEQLRDISSMGLKTVIAELPPTTSGMALTCNVCKRITSQLIGALGKQDDVSIQLEALDILSDMLSRLSGTLSSFHSSILTSLLPQLTSSRLAVRKRSIMALGHLVPSCSPALFTQLTEHLLSELGRGASNTSNTRTYIQCLATVSRQGGHRVGEHLEKIVPMVVKFCNVEDDELREYCFQAFEAFVRRCPKEMSPHIATVIKLCLKYITYDPNYNYDGDDDLEDSMETEDDDDQASDDEYSDDDDMSWKVRRSSVKCLETVISSRRDLLVDFYNSVCPTLVSCFKEREENVRTDIFLAFVALLRQTHPAVGSAASLDVKEDPAVTLLKKQVPSVVKALHRQLKEKSMKSRQGCFHLLTEMASVLPGALGEHIPALIPGIVFSLTDKCTSSNMKIDALSFLHVLLSSHSPEVFQPHISVILPPVVQCVDDSFYKIISEALFVTQQMIKIIRPLDKPSSFDAKPYVKDIFSATLKRLKAADIDQEVKERAISCMGYIVCHLGDQLGGDLQPTLQIFLERLKNEITRLMAVKTITLVAASPLKIDLRPILAEAIPILATFLRKKQRALKLGTLAALNVIVANYSDGLKPPMVDAILLELPALIQESDMHVSQVAITLLAGMAKACPSSLSKISGTILPEVLSLVHSPLLQGGALGSILDFFQALVLTKSSNMSYNDLLKALTGPFYGAKPSDVPMHRQSYYSVAKCVAALSSACAKEASGIVNNLVQEVKSSKSSESVRILSFLCLGEVGRSMNLSGQKELKNVILEAFSSSGEEIKSAASCALGNICVGNLEEYLPFMLTEISSQPKRQYLLLHSLKEVISASSAERLKTHLENIWALLFKNCECPEEGTRNVVAECLGKLTLVNPSELLPRLKKQLASGSPLARSTVVTAVKFTIIDQPAPIDSLLKGCIGDFLKTLQDPDLNVRRVALVMLNSAAHNKPALIRDLLSKVLPHLYNETQIRKDLIREVEMGPFKHTVDDGLDVRKAAFECMYTLLDSCLDCLDIFEFLDRVEEGLKDHYDIRMLTFIMLARLSCLCPSAVVQRLDRLVEPLRATCTTKVKAGSVKQEFEKQEELRRSAMRAVAALLSISEVEKSPAMADFANQIRSNAEMATIFESVQGDSISGGVEAMDTS
- the rpl32 gene encoding 60S ribosomal protein L32, which codes for MPALRPLTKPKIVKKRTKKFIRHQSDRYVKIAQNWRKPRGIDNRVRRRFKGQMLMPNIGYGSNKKTKHMLPTGFRKFLVHNVKELEVLMMSNKTHCAEIAHNVSSKNRKLIVERAAQLAVKVTNPNARLRSEENE